A single Chryseobacterium sp. DNA region contains:
- the groL gene encoding chaperonin GroEL (60 kDa chaperone family; promotes refolding of misfolded polypeptides especially under stressful conditions; forms two stacked rings of heptamers to form a barrel-shaped 14mer; ends can be capped by GroES; misfolded proteins enter the barrel where they are refolded when GroES binds) encodes MAKEIKFDIESRDALKRGVDALANAVKVTLGPKGRNVVIEKSFGAPHVTKDGVSVAKEIELEDRVENMGAQMVKEVASKTNDIAGDGTTTATVLAQAIVREGLKNVAAGANPMDLKRGIDKAVTAVVENLKAQSQTVGDSTEMVKQVASVSANNDETIGALIAEAFGKVGKEGVITVEEAKGIDTTVDVVEGMQFDRGYQSPYFVTNPEKMLAELENPYILLVEKKISSMKELLPVLEPIAQGGKSLLIISEEVEGEALATLVVNKLRGSLKIAAVKAPGFGDRRKAMLEDIAILTGGQVISEEQGFTMENISLDMLGTAEKVTIDKDNTTVVNGGGDEAKIKGRVAQIKAQMETSTSDYDKEKLQERLAKLAGGVAVLYVGAASEVEMKEKKDRVDDALHATRAAVEEGIVAGGGVALVRAITALENLTGINSDETTGIKIVKRAIEEPLRQIVANAGGEGSVIVAKVAEGSGDFGYNAKTDEYVHMLEAGIIDPTKVTRVALENAASVSGMLLTTECVITEVKSAEPAMPMGGGMPGMM; translated from the coding sequence ATGGCAAAAGAAATAAAATTCGATATTGAATCAAGAGACGCTTTAAAGAGAGGGGTAGATGCATTGGCTAATGCAGTAAAAGTAACTTTAGGTCCTAAAGGGAGAAATGTAGTGATCGAAAAATCTTTCGGTGCTCCACACGTAACTAAGGATGGTGTTTCTGTAGCAAAAGAAATCGAACTTGAAGACAGAGTAGAAAACATGGGAGCGCAAATGGTAAAAGAAGTTGCGTCCAAAACTAATGATATCGCAGGAGACGGTACTACTACCGCTACTGTTTTAGCCCAGGCTATCGTAAGAGAAGGTCTTAAGAATGTAGCTGCCGGTGCTAACCCAATGGATCTTAAAAGAGGAATCGACAAAGCAGTAACGGCTGTTGTTGAAAACCTTAAAGCACAGTCTCAGACTGTTGGAGATTCTACAGAAATGGTAAAGCAAGTGGCTTCCGTTTCTGCTAACAATGACGAAACGATCGGTGCTTTGATCGCTGAAGCGTTCGGAAAAGTAGGTAAAGAAGGAGTAATCACTGTAGAAGAAGCTAAAGGTATCGATACAACAGTAGACGTTGTAGAAGGGATGCAGTTTGACAGAGGATACCAGTCACCTTACTTTGTGACTAACCCTGAGAAAATGTTAGCTGAACTAGAAAACCCGTATATCCTTTTAGTAGAGAAGAAAATCTCTTCAATGAAAGAATTGTTACCAGTTCTTGAGCCAATTGCACAAGGTGGTAAATCTCTATTGATTATCTCTGAAGAAGTGGAAGGTGAAGCTTTAGCTACTTTGGTGGTAAACAAACTAAGAGGTTCTCTTAAAATTGCTGCTGTAAAAGCTCCGGGATTCGGAGACAGAAGAAAAGCAATGTTAGAAGATATCGCGATCCTTACAGGTGGTCAGGTAATTTCTGAAGAGCAAGGTTTCACGATGGAAAACATTTCTTTGGATATGCTTGGAACTGCTGAGAAAGTAACGATCGACAAAGACAACACAACTGTTGTAAACGGTGGTGGTGACGAAGCTAAAATCAAAGGAAGAGTAGCTCAGATCAAAGCTCAGATGGAAACATCTACTTCTGATTACGATAAAGAAAAACTTCAGGAAAGACTAGCTAAGTTAGCTGGTGGTGTTGCCGTACTTTATGTAGGTGCTGCTTCTGAAGTTGAAATGAAAGAGAAAAAAGACAGAGTTGATGATGCACTTCACGCTACAAGAGCAGCTGTTGAAGAAGGTATCGTTGCAGGTGGTGGTGTTGCTTTAGTAAGAGCGATCACTGCTTTGGAAAACCTTACGGGAATCAATTCTGACGAAACTACAGGGATTAAAATCGTGAAAAGAGCGATCGAAGAACCATTAAGACAAATCGTTGCCAACGCAGGGGGTGAAGGTTCTGTAATCGTTGCTAAAGTAGCAGAAGGATCAGGAGACTTCGGATACAATGCGAAAACTGACGAGTATGTACACATGCTTGAAGCAGGAATCATTGACCCTACGAAAGTAACAAGAGTTGCCCTTGAAAACGCAGCTTCTGTATCTGGAATGCTTCTTACCACTGAATGTGTTATCACTGAAGTAAAGAGCGCTGAACCAGCTATGCCAATGGGTGGTGGAATGCCAGGAATGATGTAA
- a CDS encoding PIN domain-containing protein, with product MKCKLLIDTCVWLDLAKSVKNEKLLSLLEEFLHNEEIELIVPQIVIDEFSRNKERIIFDASKSMSSHFKTVKNLVEEHSDKDFKETILTQLNNIDKKIPLMGESVSSSISRIEKLLSESEILEITDAIKLNATQRAIEKQAPFHNSKNSIGDAIIIETLNDYKIKNIAQEFAIIFITHNTNDFSVKTGNKKDFHEDFAIIFDSNKCQYFINLPEALNSINPALVEEFDFTNDWEFEFREWSEILEAEEELRLKIWYNRHKFREHQIELGKIKIIKREDFDIKTSQTTIVDDIWEGALKSAKKVEEKFSDDELYFDDFEWGMINGKLSALRWITGDEWDNLDG from the coding sequence ATGAAATGCAAATTATTAATTGACACTTGTGTTTGGTTGGATTTAGCTAAATCGGTTAAAAATGAAAAATTATTAAGCCTACTTGAAGAGTTTTTACATAATGAAGAAATAGAATTAATTGTTCCACAAATAGTTATAGATGAATTCTCAAGAAATAAAGAAAGGATAATATTTGATGCTAGTAAAAGTATGTCTAGCCATTTTAAAACTGTAAAAAACCTTGTAGAAGAGCACTCTGATAAAGATTTCAAAGAAACGATTCTAACACAACTTAACAACATTGACAAGAAAATTCCCCTTATGGGCGAAAGTGTTTCTTCTTCAATTTCGAGAATTGAGAAATTATTAAGCGAATCAGAAATACTTGAAATAACTGATGCTATAAAATTAAATGCAACACAAAGAGCCATTGAAAAACAGGCTCCCTTTCACAATTCAAAAAATAGCATTGGAGATGCAATTATCATAGAAACTCTTAATGATTATAAAATCAAAAATATTGCTCAAGAGTTTGCAATAATTTTCATTACTCATAACACTAATGATTTTAGTGTCAAAACAGGTAATAAAAAAGACTTTCACGAAGATTTTGCTATTATTTTTGATTCAAATAAATGTCAGTATTTCATTAATCTACCTGAAGCATTAAATTCAATAAATCCTGCACTAGTTGAAGAATTTGATTTTACAAACGATTGGGAATTTGAATTTAGGGAATGGTCAGAAATTTTAGAAGCAGAGGAAGAACTTCGTTTAAAAATTTGGTACAATAGACATAAATTTCGTGAACATCAAATCGAATTGGGAAAAATAAAGATTATTAAACGTGAAGACTTTGATATAAAAACTTCTCAAACAACAATTGTTGATGATATTTGGGAAGGAGCATTAAAATCTGCCAAAAAAGTTGAAGAGAAATTTAGTGATGATGAACTATATTTTGATGATTTTGAATGGGGGATGATTAATGGTAAATTATCTGCTTTAAGATGGATTACGGGAGATGAATGGGATAATTTAGATGGATAA
- a CDS encoding AbiH family protein, with protein sequence MPRILITGNGFDLHHKLPTTYKDFIKIVDYISQNHNSDFENVYKNSDSFAMIKDSFSTDIKFDQNNIELITETANKNILFNFFKNELEIDTWIDFENKIEYLLENIFYSIRTMRETISSVGPIHPNSILAIKTKLNNNIIFAKILNFLKIINVQNEGFTINEKFLVNKYGYNIDFDEDKIINSIYSQLIEFRKLFNLYIQTFVVPLYEKYNSNDHLSQIFKNINYYFTFNYTPTFEKLYDNKEISVNYLHGKSEAQKENIVFGISELFNEECHKSEYIKFTKYFQKFNNRTDFYFLNQLKKSDSENYIFYFWGHSLDKSDSSYINEVFDFIDNVDSKIKRIVIIYHNESSRTKSLLNLFNIRSKKDMEMKIRNKILVFLQNNSNELANDLNENIINPPLQFSF encoded by the coding sequence ATGCCGAGAATTTTAATTACTGGAAACGGGTTTGATTTACATCATAAATTACCAACGACTTATAAGGATTTTATAAAAATCGTAGATTATATTTCTCAAAATCACAATAGCGATTTTGAGAATGTTTATAAAAATTCCGATTCATTTGCAATGATAAAAGATTCATTCTCTACAGATATAAAATTTGATCAAAATAACATTGAGTTGATTACTGAAACGGCAAATAAAAATATCCTTTTTAATTTTTTCAAAAATGAACTAGAAATCGACACTTGGATAGATTTTGAAAATAAGATAGAGTACTTATTAGAAAATATATTCTACAGCATTAGAACGATGCGAGAAACTATCTCCTCAGTTGGACCAATTCATCCAAACTCAATTTTAGCTATAAAGACAAAATTAAATAACAATATAATTTTCGCTAAAATTTTAAATTTTTTAAAGATAATTAACGTTCAAAATGAAGGGTTTACTATTAATGAGAAATTTCTAGTAAATAAATATGGATATAATATTGATTTTGATGAAGATAAGATTATAAATTCAATCTACTCTCAATTAATTGAATTTAGAAAATTATTTAATTTATATATTCAAACATTTGTTGTTCCCTTATATGAAAAGTATAATTCTAATGATCATTTATCACAAATTTTCAAAAATATAAACTATTATTTCACATTTAACTATACCCCAACATTTGAAAAGCTATATGATAATAAAGAAATTAGTGTAAATTATTTGCATGGAAAATCTGAGGCTCAAAAAGAAAATATTGTCTTTGGGATAAGCGAACTATTTAATGAAGAATGTCACAAAAGTGAATATATAAAATTTACTAAATATTTTCAAAAATTTAATAATAGAACAGATTTTTATTTTTTAAATCAATTAAAAAAATCTGACTCAGAAAATTATATCTTCTATTTTTGGGGACATTCACTCGACAAATCTGACTCGAGCTATATAAATGAGGTATTTGATTTTATTGATAATGTAGATAGCAAAATCAAAAGAATTGTGATAATTTACCATAATGAATCTTCTAGAACAAAGTCACTATTAAATTTATTTAATATTAGATCTAAAAAAGACATGGAAATGAAAATTAGAAACAAAATTCTTGTCTTTCTACAAAATAACTCTAATGAACTTGCGAACGATCTGAATGAAAATATTATTAATCCTCCGTTGCAATTTTCTTTTTAA
- a CDS encoding citrate:proton symporter, protein MLTFLGFLMIFIFMILIMNKKMTPLTALVLVPVLIALVAGFGPDLGKMMKDGVKEIALTGVMLIFAILYFSLMIDTGLFEPLVNAILKAIGDNPVKTTLGTAILTTLVSLDGDGSSTYIIVVAAMLPLYKKQGINPLVLTCIIMLAGGIMNILPWGGPTARVMSSLKLGHTEIFVPMIPVMLIGLAWVFIVAYILGVKERKRINKYGKYTRYSQQDIVGENDPALRRPKLLIINLILTLILLCVMILDLIPLGIAFMIAFCIASVINYPKLKDQQKIISKHAGNALSVAGMIFGAGIFTGILNGTGIMHSMGNSIINIIPKNWGSCLNIITAVFSVPLTFFLTNDAYYFGILPVVTATGHQLGISPDILGRASLVGQASHLLSPLVPSTYLLVSLAGVEFSDHLKFTLKWAIGSSIVMLLGALILGVI, encoded by the coding sequence ATGCTTACATTTCTTGGTTTCTTAATGATCTTCATATTCATGATCCTCATCATGAATAAAAAAATGACTCCTCTTACAGCTTTAGTTCTCGTTCCGGTTCTTATTGCACTGGTGGCAGGCTTTGGACCAGACCTGGGAAAAATGATGAAGGACGGAGTAAAAGAAATTGCGCTTACAGGCGTCATGCTGATTTTTGCCATTCTTTATTTCAGCCTGATGATTGATACCGGGCTCTTTGAACCCCTTGTCAACGCTATTTTAAAAGCCATAGGAGACAATCCGGTAAAAACAACCCTGGGAACGGCCATTCTCACTACATTAGTATCATTAGACGGAGATGGTTCTTCCACATATATTATTGTAGTCGCGGCTATGCTTCCCCTTTATAAAAAACAGGGTATAAATCCTTTAGTTCTTACCTGTATCATTATGCTGGCGGGTGGTATCATGAATATCTTACCCTGGGGAGGCCCTACGGCAAGGGTAATGAGCTCCCTGAAACTGGGACATACTGAAATATTTGTCCCGATGATTCCAGTCATGCTGATCGGCCTTGCCTGGGTATTTATAGTGGCTTATATCCTCGGAGTAAAAGAAAGAAAGAGAATAAATAAGTATGGCAAGTATACAAGGTACAGCCAACAGGATATCGTAGGCGAAAATGATCCGGCATTGCGTCGTCCGAAGCTGCTTATCATCAATCTGATCCTGACCCTCATCCTTCTATGTGTAATGATCCTGGATCTTATTCCTTTAGGAATTGCCTTCATGATTGCTTTTTGTATTGCCTCTGTGATCAATTACCCGAAACTTAAGGATCAGCAGAAAATCATTTCAAAACATGCCGGCAACGCCTTGTCCGTGGCAGGAATGATTTTTGGTGCAGGTATTTTCACCGGAATCCTTAACGGCACGGGAATTATGCATTCCATGGGAAACAGCATTATCAATATCATTCCGAAAAACTGGGGCAGCTGTCTTAATATTATTACCGCGGTATTCAGTGTTCCCCTTACCTTTTTCCTCACCAACGATGCTTATTATTTCGGTATACTGCCTGTGGTCACTGCGACAGGTCACCAGCTGGGTATTTCTCCTGATATTTTAGGCCGTGCCAGTCTTGTAGGGCAGGCTTCTCATTTGCTGAGTCCTTTGGTTCCATCAACTTATTTACTGGTTTCGCTGGCCGGTGTTGAATTTTCAGACCACCTGAAATTTACCTTAAAATGGGCTATCGGCTCTTCAATAGTAATGCTGCTTGGCGCGCTTATTCTTGGCGTGATATAA
- the groES gene encoding co-chaperone GroES, with amino-acid sequence MSVNFKPLADRVLVEPIAAETKTASGIIIPDTAKEKPQEGTVVAVGPGKKDEPTTVQVGDKVLYGKYSGAELKLEGKDYLIVREADLLGVIG; translated from the coding sequence ATGTCAGTAAACTTTAAACCATTAGCAGACAGAGTTCTGGTAGAACCAATCGCTGCAGAAACTAAAACAGCTTCAGGTATTATTATCCCGGACACTGCAAAGGAAAAGCCGCAAGAAGGTACTGTAGTGGCAGTAGGTCCTGGTAAAAAAGATGAGCCTACAACTGTTCAGGTAGGGGACAAAGTTCTTTATGGAAAGTATTCAGGTGCTGAATTGAAGTTAGAAGGGAAAGATTATTTAATCGTAAGAGAGGCTGATCTATTAGGAGTTATCGGGTAA
- a CDS encoding cation:dicarboxylase symporter family transporter, which produces MMAPLSNEKTFTDSYLRNLTLYVFTAIICGALTGYYFPEIGSQLEKVSHYFFILLEVLIVPVIFIAVTYGVSSIFSIENAFKVVGQMILLFLLVTSVSILLGMGFSLLLKPGANTGIITAAHKELPRHFLISSGNRLPVSNYIILLFVSMVTGIVIGLSRGKKKLLTILDRGRDIFFKLIKYVYIFLPVVIFCNISYGISVYGINTLLPLSKIVATVYLTCLVFIFGVLGLVSYLFKISLWDFLISIKEEIILVIATSSSKTAFPMIFEKMESQGYDRKILRFVIPLGYNFNLPGACIYLSISCIFLVQFYSISLTPKDYFWLFLVISMASKTASGVPGSGFLALMFTLNRFGKIPVTDLALLYSVDRFMNEARSVTNFIGIAVSGAVLSKINQRRQDKIQSV; this is translated from the coding sequence ATGATGGCTCCTTTATCCAATGAAAAAACCTTTACAGACTCCTATTTAAGGAATCTTACCCTCTACGTGTTTACCGCTATTATCTGCGGGGCATTAACGGGGTATTATTTTCCTGAAATCGGGTCACAGCTGGAAAAGGTCAGCCACTACTTTTTTATACTTCTTGAGGTTCTTATCGTTCCTGTTATTTTCATTGCAGTAACCTATGGAGTGAGTTCTATTTTCAGCATTGAAAATGCTTTTAAAGTTGTGGGACAGATGATTCTTCTTTTCCTGCTCGTGACTTCTGTCAGCATCCTGCTGGGTATGGGATTTAGCCTTCTTTTAAAACCGGGAGCCAATACAGGAATCATTACAGCAGCCCATAAAGAACTGCCCCGGCATTTTTTAATCAGTTCCGGGAACCGCCTGCCTGTCAGCAATTATATCATTCTCCTTTTCGTATCCATGGTGACAGGAATCGTTATCGGCCTTTCCAGGGGAAAAAAGAAGTTGCTCACGATATTAGACAGAGGCAGAGATATATTCTTCAAGCTTATAAAATATGTTTATATTTTTCTTCCGGTAGTTATTTTTTGCAACATTTCCTATGGCATATCTGTCTATGGAATCAATACGCTTTTACCGTTAAGTAAAATTGTAGCTACCGTTTACCTTACCTGCCTTGTTTTTATTTTTGGAGTTCTGGGATTGGTCAGTTATTTGTTTAAAATCAGCTTGTGGGATTTTCTGATCAGCATCAAAGAGGAAATTATACTGGTGATTGCCACTTCTTCTTCAAAGACGGCATTTCCGATGATCTTTGAAAAAATGGAATCCCAGGGATATGACCGGAAAATTCTCCGTTTTGTCATTCCTCTCGGATATAATTTCAATCTGCCGGGAGCCTGTATCTATCTCTCTATTTCCTGTATTTTTCTGGTTCAGTTCTATTCTATTTCCCTTACTCCAAAAGATTATTTCTGGCTTTTCCTGGTTATTTCTATGGCGTCAAAAACAGCTTCAGGCGTTCCGGGATCAGGTTTTCTGGCTCTTATGTTTACCCTTAACAGATTTGGAAAAATTCCTGTGACAGATCTTGCGCTGCTCTACAGTGTGGACCGTTTTATGAACGAAGCAAGGTCTGTAACCAATTTTATAGGGATCGCCGTTTCAGGAGCTGTCCTCTCCAAGATCAACCAGCGGCGGCAAGACAAAATTCAATCTGTATAA
- a CDS encoding toll/interleukin-1 receptor domain-containing protein: MQKYPEDDFCKKVISEYNLLKAKEEGSQQKYKKSKMQLSTELYNRVFELINDPEDTATYFPGPRFINTVRKFSPYHPTYTQYIEKRNEEGKSTSRKIFYYDILKELDENIREQVIKRILEIVRPFEANKVQQIENIIGGKPIEERKNINTEKEKVSERPVVFISYSWDDAEHKEWVLKLANRLASDGVEVILDRFYLKPGANLQHFVENNLGRAHRVVIIFTPNYKLKADKRTGGVGFEYSIMNVELYNNITKNEKFIPLLRRGNMTESIPTFMQQFIHIDVTNDENIENSYNDLIREIYNEPEIKTPEIGSKPNFK, encoded by the coding sequence ATGCAAAAATATCCTGAAGATGATTTTTGTAAAAAAGTTATATCTGAATATAATTTACTGAAAGCAAAAGAAGAAGGATCACAACAAAAATATAAAAAGTCTAAAATGCAATTATCCACAGAATTATATAATAGAGTATTTGAATTAATTAATGACCCAGAAGATACTGCCACTTATTTTCCTGGACCAAGATTTATTAATACTGTAAGAAAATTTTCTCCATATCATCCAACTTACACTCAATACATAGAAAAAAGAAATGAAGAAGGTAAAAGTACGAGTCGGAAAATTTTCTACTATGATATTCTTAAAGAACTAGATGAAAATATTAGAGAGCAAGTTATTAAACGAATTTTAGAAATTGTTAGACCATTTGAAGCAAATAAAGTTCAACAAATTGAAAATATTATAGGAGGAAAACCTATTGAAGAAAGAAAAAATATAAATACTGAAAAAGAGAAAGTTTCAGAGAGACCTGTTGTATTCATTTCTTATTCTTGGGATGATGCTGAACACAAAGAATGGGTTTTAAAATTAGCAAATCGTCTTGCAAGTGATGGCGTAGAGGTCATTTTAGATAGATTTTATCTAAAGCCTGGAGCAAACTTACAACACTTTGTTGAAAATAATTTAGGAAGAGCTCATAGAGTAGTTATCATTTTTACGCCTAATTACAAATTAAAAGCTGATAAAAGAACAGGAGGAGTTGGATTTGAATATTCAATTATGAATGTTGAGCTATATAATAATATTACCAAAAACGAAAAGTTTATTCCGCTATTAAGACGTGGAAACATGACTGAAAGTATACCAACTTTTATGCAACAATTTATACATATTGATGTAACTAATGATGAAAATATAGAAAATAGTTATAATGATTTAATTAGAGAGATATACAATGAGCCTGAAATAAAAACTCCTGAAATTGGTTCAAAGCCAAATTTTAAATAA
- a CDS encoding sensor histidine kinase: protein MTYFTENYFLNPPELIWSIILNVLLNVGIYYLVYYYLVPYFYLSNKYPEFILYALIVFLISSLFRILWEPAVFMMNFSKEGYHVGFLYNVYISQGIVILVASFLGITKDKFLIEQDVIDLGEEKEQLYLDLLKSKLNPHFLLNTLNNIYANSFTRSENTPDSILQLSKLLQYIIYDSGKEKISVNQEFSSLKALAALYQLKYDNQLDIVFDVKDQEEFDIVEVPPSIFLTLFENALKHSAIGEEKSSFITISCRIEHSELFFGIVNSVPKHRIRSVETGYHGLGNDAVIHILEKYYGDKFEFLLGPEENDQYKIALKMNVNG, encoded by the coding sequence ATGACTTATTTTACCGAAAACTACTTCCTCAACCCGCCTGAACTGATTTGGAGTATTATTTTGAATGTACTTTTGAATGTCGGGATCTATTATCTGGTGTATTATTACCTTGTCCCTTATTTTTATTTGTCCAATAAGTATCCGGAGTTTATTCTGTATGCTTTGATTGTTTTTTTGATCTCCAGCCTTTTCAGAATTCTTTGGGAGCCGGCGGTCTTTATGATGAATTTCAGTAAAGAGGGATATCATGTTGGTTTTCTCTATAATGTCTATATCTCCCAGGGAATAGTGATCCTGGTGGCCTCATTTTTAGGAATTACTAAGGATAAATTTTTAATAGAGCAGGATGTGATTGATCTTGGAGAAGAAAAGGAGCAGCTGTATCTCGATCTGCTGAAATCCAAGCTGAATCCTCATTTTTTGTTGAATACACTCAATAATATATATGCCAACAGTTTTACCCGTTCAGAGAATACTCCCGATTCTATTTTACAGCTCAGTAAGCTTTTGCAATATATTATCTATGACAGTGGGAAAGAAAAGATCAGTGTTAATCAGGAATTTTCTTCCCTGAAAGCTCTTGCCGCTTTATATCAGCTGAAATATGATAACCAGCTTGATATCGTATTTGACGTTAAAGATCAGGAAGAATTTGATATTGTAGAAGTTCCGCCATCGATATTTCTTACTTTATTTGAGAATGCACTGAAACATTCGGCGATAGGAGAGGAGAAGAGCAGTTTTATTACGATATCGTGCAGAATAGAGCATTCGGAATTATTTTTTGGCATTGTCAATTCCGTACCGAAGCACAGAATACGTTCTGTTGAAACGGGTTACCACGGATTGGGAAATGATGCGGTTATTCATATATTAGAAAAATATTATGGGGATAAGTTTGAATTCCTTTTAGGTCCGGAAGAGAATGATCAGTATAAAATTGCTTTAAAAATGAATGTAAATGGCTAA
- a CDS encoding four helix bundle protein → MRDYKKYDIWKIAHELVKEIYVISENFPKSELFGLTSQIRRAAVSIPTNIAEGCGRSTDKEFARFIEISIGSTNETEYLLLLSCDLGFTSEDKIAGLNATLNLTRQKLIQLRKKLLNNN, encoded by the coding sequence ATGAGAGACTACAAAAAATATGACATCTGGAAAATTGCTCATGAACTGGTAAAAGAAATTTATGTTATTTCTGAAAATTTTCCTAAATCAGAACTTTTTGGTCTTACTTCTCAAATCAGAAGAGCAGCCGTTTCTATCCCTACCAATATCGCAGAAGGTTGTGGAAGATCCACTGACAAAGAATTCGCAAGATTTATAGAAATAAGTATAGGTTCAACAAATGAAACTGAATATCTTCTTTTACTTTCTTGTGATTTAGGCTTTACTTCTGAGGATAAAATAGCAGGCCTTAATGCAACACTGAATTTAACCAGACAAAAACTTATACAACTTAGAAAAAAATTATTAAATAATAATTAA
- a CDS encoding DUF2490 domain-containing protein yields the protein MKLKIKLTLIILLFLFNGFLRGQSKDNYNMWFQYLMSAKVSDKNTLTALTQYRSFDLAYDTRLFLLNAYLDYEVAENIKPAAGAMFLVLESYNSDDSKKIRYEKRPFQQVTADYYIGRTSLSNRLRVEERFISNPDEFQVRIRYLISVRIPFHKKGEKEKLYGILKNEIRMNMEKEEPFDSNRITAGIGIKTGKNSALEIAFINQLETKKTSNYGFIGFRNNFDWRKKQK from the coding sequence ATGAAACTTAAAATAAAATTAACTCTTATTATATTATTATTCTTATTCAACGGTTTTCTACGGGGTCAGAGTAAAGACAATTACAATATGTGGTTTCAGTATCTGATGTCGGCAAAAGTTTCCGATAAAAATACTTTAACGGCACTCACCCAATACCGCTCTTTTGATTTAGCGTATGACACCAGGCTTTTCCTTCTCAATGCCTATCTGGATTACGAAGTTGCCGAAAATATCAAACCCGCTGCAGGTGCTATGTTTTTGGTATTGGAATCCTATAATTCTGATGATTCAAAAAAGATAAGATATGAAAAAAGACCTTTCCAACAGGTAACTGCTGATTATTATATCGGAAGGACCTCCCTATCCAACCGGCTCAGAGTGGAAGAACGCTTTATCAGCAATCCTGATGAATTCCAGGTAAGAATCCGGTATCTCATCTCTGTCAGAATTCCTTTCCATAAAAAAGGAGAAAAAGAAAAGCTCTACGGTATTCTTAAAAATGAGATACGAATGAACATGGAAAAAGAAGAACCCTTTGACAGCAACCGCATCACAGCAGGAATTGGAATAAAAACAGGAAAAAATTCTGCCCTGGAAATCGCATTCATCAATCAGCTGGAAACTAAGAAAACAAGCAACTACGGGTTTATAGGTTTCAGAAATAACTTCGACTGGAGAAAAAAACAAAAATAA
- a CDS encoding helix-turn-helix transcriptional regulator translates to MKYLIEIAKLLLIIKLMDSKDVLKLYMQCFSEHLKEIRKEKYNSMDAVAQNSVFDSSNYNKYENGKGNPTIETILKMASAFKIPPKELFDFDFDIEKYKIDE, encoded by the coding sequence ATGAAATATTTAATTGAAATTGCAAAATTGCTACTAATTATAAAATTAATGGATAGCAAAGACGTTTTAAAATTGTATATGCAGTGTTTTTCTGAACATCTCAAGGAGATAAGAAAGGAAAAATATAATTCTATGGATGCTGTTGCACAAAATTCAGTTTTTGATTCCAGTAATTATAATAAATATGAAAATGGTAAAGGAAATCCAACGATTGAAACCATTCTTAAAATGGCTTCAGCATTTAAAATTCCACCAAAAGAACTATTTGATTTTGACTTCGATATAGAAAAATATAAAATTGATGAATAA